The Microcebus murinus isolate Inina chromosome 1, M.murinus_Inina_mat1.0, whole genome shotgun sequence genome includes a region encoding these proteins:
- the LOC105884908 gene encoding LOW QUALITY PROTEIN: protein phosphatase Slingshot homolog 2-like (The sequence of the model RefSeq protein was modified relative to this genomic sequence to represent the inferred CDS: inserted 1 base in 1 codon; substituted 1 base at 1 genomic stop codon), with product MALVTVQRPPTPSTASXPCASEADSGEEECGSQPRSISGSFLTVKGAALFLPRGNGSSTPRISHRRNKHAGDLQQHLQAMFILLRPEDNIRLAVRLESTYQNRTRYMVVVSTNGRQDTEESIVLGMDFSSNDSSTCTMGLVLPLWSDTLIHLDGDGGFSVXTDNRVHIFKPVSVPAMWSALQSLHKACEVPRMHNYYPGSLFLTWVSYYESHINSDQSSVNEWNAMQDVQSHRPDSPTVFTDIPTERERTERLIKTKLKEIMMQKDLENITSKEIRTELEMQMVCNLREIKEFIDNEMIVILGQMDSPTQIFEHVFLGSEWNASNLEDLQNRGVQYILNVTREIDNFFPGVFEYHNIRVYDEEATDLLAYWNDTYKFISKAKKHSSKCLVHCKMGVSRSASTVIAYAMKECGWNLDRAYDYVKERRTVTKPNPSFMRQLEEYQGILLASLEVEGDWPWLLL from the exons ATGGCTTTGGTCACGGTCCAGCGGCCGCCTACCCCCAGCACCGCCT AGCCCTGCGCCTCAGAGGCAGACAGTGGAGAGGAGGAATGCGGATCACAGCCCAGGAGCATCAGCGGGAGCTTTCTAACTGTCAAAGGTGCTGCCCTTTTTCTACCACGGGGAAATGGCTCATCCACACCAAGAATCAGCCACAGGCGCAACAAGCATGCAGGCGATCTCCAACAGCATCTCCAAGCAATGTTCATATTACTCCGCCCAGAAGACAATATCAGGCTGGCTGTAAGACTGGAAAGTACTTACCAGAATCGAACACGCTATATGGTAGTGGTTTCAACTAATGGTAGACAAGACACTGAAGAAAGCATCGTCCTAGGAATGGATTTCTCCTCTAATGACAGTAGCACTTGTACCATGGGCTTAGTCCTGCCTCTCTGGAGTGACACTCTAATTCATTTGGATGGTGATGGTGGGTTCAGTGTATAAACAGATAACAGAGTTCACATATTCAAACCTGTATCTGTGCCGGCAATGTGGTCTGCCCTACAGAGTTTACACAAGGCTTGTGAAGTGCCCAGAATGCATAACTACTACCCAGGCAGCCTCTTTCTCACCTGGGTGAGTTATTATGAGAGCCATATCAACTCAGATCAATCCTCAGTCAATGAATGGAATGCTATGCAGGATGTGCAGTCCCATCGGCCCGACTCGCCAACTGTCTTCACCGACATACCAACTGAACGTGAGCGAACAGAAAGGCTaattaaaaccaaattaaagGAGATTATGATGCAGAAGGATTTGGAGAACATTACATCTAAAGAGATCCGAACAGAGTTGGAAATGCAAATGGTGTGCAACTTGCGGGAAATCAAGGAATTTATAGATAATGAAATGATAGTGATCCTTGGTCAGATGGATAGCCCTACACAAATATTTGAGCATGTGTTCTTGGGCTCAGAATGGAATGCCTCCAACTTGGAGGACTTACAGAACCGAGGAGTGCAGTATATCTTGAATGTCACTCGAGAGATAGATAACTTCTTCCCAGGAGTCTTTGAGTATCATAACATCCGGGTATATGATGAAGAGGCAACAGACCTACTGGCTTACTGGAATGACACTTACAAATTCATCTCTAAAGCAAAGAAACACAGTTCTAAATGCCTTGTGCACTGCAAGATGGGGGTGAGTCGCTCAGCCTCCACAGTGATTGCCTATGCAATGAAGGAATGTGGCTGGAATCTGGACCGAGCCTATGACTACGTGAAGGAAAGGCGAACAGTGACCAAGCCCAACCCCAGCTTCATGAGACAACTGGAAGAATACCAAGGGATCTTGCTGGCAAGCCTGGAAGTGGAGGGTGACTGGCCCTGGCTCCTGCTATGA